CGAATATGGAAGCGCTGGCAGCGCTGCCCGAGGTGCAGTCAGCACGCATCCCGGGCGCGCTGGGCGCGCACGAAGAGTTCCCCGAGGCCACCTTTGAGGCCATGCGGGGATTTTTGCCGCTGGCTTAGCGCTTCTGCTCGCCCAGGTTCTGGCGGTTGCGATTGGGAAACCAGCTGGCAATGCCGCGCAGCAACATGCCGGTGCCGGTTGCCATCATCAGCAGCAATCCCAAGCCGTTGAGCAGCACGTAAATGGGCTCCAGGAAGTCCCCCAGGTACTCGCCCTCGTGGATGGTCATCAAAAAGCTGACGCGGTCGTTATCGATGCCGAACCAGTCCTGGCTCAGCCGGTAGGTAATGCCGGTGGCTGCCGTGACCAAAAGCGGCAGCAGCACGATGGGCGCAATGCGGCGGTGGAGCTGGCGCAGCGCGCGCGGGGTCATGGTCGGTGCCGGGTAGGGAACGCCGCGCCCGATCTTAGCGAGCCGTGCCGGTTGCAACCGGCGATCACCGCTGGGGCACCAGGGCAGCCGCAATGCGCTCGCTGGCCATGCGCGCCCCCGAGAGGTTGCGCGCCACCGGCCCCAGCTGCAGGGCCGCCAGACCGCCCATGACATGCAGCTGGCACCCCGGCCAGCGCAGCTGCTCGTCTAGCACCGGCAACCCGCCCACCAGTGGCGCGGGATGGGCCGCGCGGACTCCTTGCAGCAGCGGCAGTTGGGCGGCATCGAAGCTCTCGCCCGTTGCCAGCCAGACGCGGTCCGCGATCCGCTGGCGGCCGTCGCTGCAATGCAGCTGCCAGCGTTGGCCCTGCCAGCGGGCCTCGCTGACCTCACAGGGAGCGGCGATCGCCAGCTGCCGGTCCTGCTGGGCATGCTCCAGCCGGGCCATGACGCCGGGCGGTACCGATCCGCCCCCGCGCGCTTGCGCAATGACGGCCCGCCGCGCTTGCCAATCGGGCTGGGCCCGGAAGGCGCGCAGCCGCTTGGGCCCCAGCCAGCCCGGATCGGTATCGAATTGTCGGACGCGCAGCGCGCGCCGCACTAGCAGCATGACCTGGGCGCCGCGCGCGATCGCGCCCAGGGCCAGCCGGCCGGCCGTTTGCCCGCCGCCCACGATCGCTACGCGCTCGCCGGCTAGCGGCAGCTGGCGCAGATCGAGCTGGTAGGCGTGGCGCAACCGCTCGGGGGGATAGGCAGTTGGGATGCGCCGCACCCACTCGGGCCAGGCCAGGCGTCCGCCGCCTACGGCCAGCACCACCCGGCGGGCCGCGATCACCGCGCCATCGGCCAGGGGCAAGCGGAAGCCGCCCTCAACCGAAACGATATCGCTCACCCAGCCGGCTCGAAGCTGCTGGGCCAACTGCCAGCGACCGATGGCATGCCGGCAAAAATCGTTAAACAGGGCGGTGCTGGGGCGCTGGTAGGGCGCATGCAGCTCGCTGGTGCGGTTGCGGGCGCGGGCAAAGGCGCGCAGCGCCCGCGCCTCCGGGTGGGGATGGTGGACCGAGGGCGATCGCAGCTGCGGAATGCCCAAGGCAGCAAACCGCTGCCGCCACTGCTGCAGCCAATCGCCGCTAGGGTCGAGCGCGACGAGCTGATTGCGATCCACCCCTGGCTCGCACAGCAAGCGCAGGGTTAGGGTCAGCGCGTGCGGCCCAGCCCCCACAATGGCAATGTCAGTCTGGCGTGGCGCGGCAGGCATGCAAGCCGGCGCAGCGGCTAGCGCTCGACGAGCTCAGCCTTCATGCCCTGGTCCTGCAGCTTTTGCAGCAGGGCTTGGGCGTTGCTTTTGCTTTGGAACGCCCCCGCCTGCATGGCCGGTTTGCCTTGGTGGGTGGTGCTAAAGGCCTCGGGGGCTAGCGATTTTAGCTGCGATTTTTGCTGGGCCCCCTCGGGCATGACGATGACCTCGTAGGCCGTGCTGGCCGAGCCGCCGCCGCTATTGCCCTGGGGGATGGCGGTATCCGGGACCGGCACGGGCTCGCGCTTGGGAGCGCTACCGTCCTCCAGGTTGTCGACTAGCTGCGCTAGGGACCGATCAGAATTGCCTGTGTCCTTGGCGCTCGAGCTGGGTGGCGAAGGCAGCCGGCTCGAGCGGGAAGCAACTTGGCGAGCCCCGTCTGAGCTACTTTCAGTGCTTTCGGCGTTGGCTGAGGACGGCGATGCCTCCGACTGGGAGGCTGCTTGGCGATCGCTTGCCGAACTCGCTTTAGAGCCTTCTTGCGAGCCTTTGCCCGTTGAGGCTGCCTCATCCGAGTCGGCATCGGCCTGCCAGGTCAGGACCTTCTCGTCGCTCGGGTCGCTGTCCTCGGCCGGTGCTCCATCAGAAGAGGCTGCAGCCGAACTGGCTCCCTCAAGCGATGCCGTTCGGGTGCCATCGCTACGCATGGGCGCCGGTTGGGGATGGGCCAAATAAAAGTGCCCGAGCGTTTCCCCCTGATAGGTGCGCTTGGCAAAGCGCCACTGCTCGTCAAGAAAGATTTTGAGGTAGCCCTCGCCTAGGCCGCGGGTGCTGCCAATGTGGATGGGTTGGCGATCCGCGCTGCGCGGATCGGCCATCAGGTGCAGTGCCCCATCCCGCCGGACGATCTCCAGTAGGTATTTTTGACCCAGATCGGTGCCGTTGCGCCGGAGGGAGTAGCCGTTGCTATCGGTGGCGCGCCCGCAAATGCCGCTAAAGTCAAACTCATTAAGTAGCGGCTTGACGCGAACGGGTGGGCTATCGGGCGAGCCCTGGGTCGCCCAGCACTGGCGCTTGTCGCTTTGCTGCTCCAGGATAATTAGGCTGTACTTGTCTTTGTTTTTGCCGTAGGGCTCTGCAATGGCAATTACTTGACTGCGCTGGAGCTTTTGGGCGCCAAAGTCGGGGCCGGCTGCCTGCGTGGGGCCTGCTAGGGCCAGGGCAGAACCAGCCGCCGTGACAAGGGCCGCCAGCCGGCGGGGGTGTAGCGCCTGCATCCCAATCCCCTCACGTGCGGTCGCCATTATTCCATCTAGAAGGATTTTGC
Above is a window of Cyanobacteria bacterium QS_8_64_29 DNA encoding:
- a CDS encoding peptidase, with product MTPRALRQLHRRIAPIVLLPLLVTAATGITYRLSQDWFGIDNDRVSFLMTIHEGEYLGDFLEPIYVLLNGLGLLLMMATGTGMLLRGIASWFPNRNRQNLGEQKR
- a CDS encoding FAD-dependent oxidoreductase produces the protein MPAAPRQTDIAIVGAGPHALTLTLRLLCEPGVDRNQLVALDPSGDWLQQWRQRFAALGIPQLRSPSVHHPHPEARALRAFARARNRTSELHAPYQRPSTALFNDFCRHAIGRWQLAQQLRAGWVSDIVSVEGGFRLPLADGAVIAARRVVLAVGGGRLAWPEWVRRIPTAYPPERLRHAYQLDLRQLPLAGERVAIVGGGQTAGRLALGAIARGAQVMLLVRRALRVRQFDTDPGWLGPKRLRAFRAQPDWQARRAVIAQARGGGSVPPGVMARLEHAQQDRQLAIAAPCEVSEARWQGQRWQLHCSDGRQRIADRVWLATGESFDAAQLPLLQGVRAAHPAPLVGGLPVLDEQLRWPGCQLHVMGGLAALQLGPVARNLSGARMASERIAAALVPQR